A genomic window from Synechococcus sp. WH 8016 includes:
- a CDS encoding carbohydrate porin, with amino-acid sequence MTEAQANETETSQPPPAWVDLTLDFTAQPVVGIAGGLEPSASSWMQQVAAGLTLGTGLNKNRSNWTGFDHWQIQLELNQFTGNPKLNEQLGTDYPLQSLVNPTGTWITQASLERIEGGNKIGWSMNAGVISIENNVMEIPALDYYTNYTLNTPYNASIIGLPITPLVALGAQIGWHHEQLGSFDYAYYNLNKTHQIAASLGVKPLTPKLQGDLQIFQWSMNPWINSQQTNTEESEQNLPDPLIQLGGYSATTDLDITQSTNLGDGSNHGIYGTITWPFSLPIGNENRIWISSSLSLNPNNNPLISYLAGGLLSQGILPGRPLDVLALGVNRNGFSQSITPNQSYEGVIELNYKIQISDRLQIQPLMQWIINPSGIGSLPTIWATGAQINFSI; translated from the coding sequence ATGACTGAAGCACAGGCAAACGAAACGGAAACATCTCAACCACCACCTGCTTGGGTTGATTTAACTCTGGATTTCACGGCCCAACCGGTGGTGGGAATTGCAGGAGGACTGGAACCATCAGCCAGCAGTTGGATGCAACAAGTTGCGGCAGGACTCACCCTCGGCACTGGCCTGAACAAAAATCGCAGCAACTGGACAGGCTTCGATCACTGGCAAATACAGCTGGAACTGAATCAGTTCACAGGTAATCCAAAACTCAATGAACAGCTAGGGACGGACTATCCGCTTCAAAGCTTGGTCAATCCAACTGGAACCTGGATCACACAAGCATCCTTGGAACGAATAGAGGGCGGAAACAAAATCGGCTGGAGCATGAATGCTGGAGTGATTTCGATCGAAAACAATGTAATGGAGATACCAGCTCTTGATTACTACACAAATTACACCTTAAACACACCTTACAACGCATCGATCATTGGCCTTCCAATCACTCCACTTGTCGCCTTAGGAGCACAAATAGGATGGCATCATGAACAGCTTGGGAGCTTCGATTACGCGTACTACAACTTAAATAAGACACATCAGATTGCTGCTTCACTAGGCGTTAAGCCGTTAACGCCGAAGCTCCAAGGTGATCTTCAAATCTTCCAATGGTCGATGAATCCATGGATCAATTCTCAACAGACAAACACGGAAGAATCAGAACAAAACCTGCCAGACCCACTCATTCAACTAGGCGGTTATTCAGCAACAACCGACCTAGACATAACGCAAAGCACAAACTTAGGCGATGGCAGCAATCATGGCATTTACGGAACGATCACATGGCCATTCTCCCTACCCATTGGAAACGAGAACCGAATCTGGATCTCTAGCAGTCTCAGCTTGAACCCAAACAACAACCCCTTAATCAGCTATCTAGCCGGGGGACTGCTCAGCCAAGGGATCCTCCCTGGCAGGCCCTTGGATGTGCTGGCCCTAGGCGTGAACAGAAACGGATTCAGCCAAAGCATTACTCCCAACCAAAGTTATGAAGGAGTGATTGAACTCAACTACAAGATTCAAATCTCTGATCGCCTGCAAATACAGCCACTCATGCAGTGGATCATCAACCCTTCTGGGATAGGATCTCTGCCAACGATATGGGCAACAGGAGCTCAAATCAACTTCTCTATTTAA
- a CDS encoding FAD-linked oxidase C-terminal domain-containing protein has translation MNYDWPALERELRGFLPSKSVVARRQELLSYDCDGLTMDRHMPKLAVLPETAEQVAQILACCHRQGIPFVARGSGTGLSGGALVEQDALLVVTSRMRRILDIDLANQTITVEPGVINSWVSRAVVGDGFYYAPDPSSQVVCTIGGNVAENSGGVHCLKYGVTSNHVLALDVVLPDGTPTRLGSALCDAAELDLRGVFIGSEGTLGIATAITLRLLHAPDAVAVLLADFSSMQAAGEAVRLITRAGVLPAGLEIMDQTCIKAVNEAFGEEEYPPEAGAVLLIELDGQQPEVKQAVTVATALCREAGAGAIREAWSEEDRARLWKGRKSAISALGRQCPSYYLQDGVVPRTALPRVLKAIDQLSAEHGLVVANVFHAGDGNLHPLILYRASEQGVNERVKALGGAIMNLCLEVGGSISGEHGVGSDKRCFLDQMFSAEDLDSMQWVRLAFDPLGRANPGKIFPTPQTCGESMRRSVQLQAEGRSLPEEAIVY, from the coding sequence GTGAATTACGACTGGCCAGCGCTTGAGCGGGAATTGAGAGGGTTCCTTCCGTCGAAATCAGTCGTCGCAAGGCGCCAGGAATTGTTGTCTTACGACTGTGACGGTCTCACCATGGACCGGCACATGCCGAAGCTTGCGGTGTTGCCAGAAACGGCTGAGCAGGTGGCCCAAATCCTGGCCTGTTGCCATCGTCAGGGCATTCCCTTTGTGGCTCGAGGGAGTGGTACCGGGCTTTCCGGTGGTGCGTTGGTGGAGCAAGACGCGCTGTTGGTTGTGACCAGCCGCATGCGTCGCATTCTTGACATTGATCTCGCCAATCAGACGATCACGGTGGAGCCCGGTGTGATCAACAGTTGGGTGAGCCGTGCGGTTGTTGGTGATGGCTTTTATTACGCGCCAGATCCCTCCAGTCAGGTGGTGTGCACCATCGGCGGCAATGTGGCTGAAAATTCTGGTGGCGTGCACTGCTTGAAGTACGGCGTCACCAGCAACCATGTGCTCGCCTTGGATGTTGTGCTGCCGGATGGCACACCCACACGCCTTGGCAGCGCGTTGTGCGATGCGGCTGAACTGGATCTGCGGGGCGTGTTTATTGGAAGTGAGGGCACGCTTGGAATTGCTACGGCGATCACGCTTCGCTTGCTGCATGCCCCGGATGCGGTAGCGGTGTTGCTCGCCGACTTCTCTTCCATGCAGGCGGCTGGAGAGGCTGTGCGCTTGATCACGCGCGCTGGGGTGTTGCCGGCTGGGTTGGAAATCATGGACCAGACCTGCATCAAGGCGGTGAACGAAGCGTTTGGAGAAGAGGAGTATCCGCCGGAGGCAGGAGCGGTTTTATTGATTGAGCTGGATGGCCAGCAACCAGAGGTCAAGCAAGCTGTCACGGTCGCCACCGCCCTTTGTCGAGAGGCTGGGGCCGGCGCTATACGGGAAGCCTGGAGTGAAGAGGATCGGGCCCGTCTATGGAAAGGGCGTAAAAGTGCCATTTCAGCGCTTGGCAGGCAATGCCCTAGCTATTACCTCCAGGACGGTGTGGTCCCGCGCACGGCTCTGCCAAGGGTTCTCAAGGCCATTGATCAGCTCAGTGCGGAGCACGGATTGGTGGTGGCGAATGTGTTTCATGCCGGTGATGGCAACCTGCATCCGCTGATCTTGTATCGGGCTTCAGAGCAGGGTGTGAATGAACGGGTGAAAGCCCTCGGAGGCGCGATCATGAACCTTTGCCTGGAGGTCGGCGGCAGCATCAGTGGTGAGCACGGCGTTGGCAGCGATAAACGCTGCTTTCTCGACCAAATGTTCAGCGCCGAAGATCTGGACAGCATGCAATGGGTTCGGCTGGCTTTTGATCCGCTTGGCCGTGCCAATCCCGGAAAAATTTTTCCGACTCCACAAACCTGTGGTGAGTCGATGCGACGGTCCGTGCAATTGCAGGCAGAAGGACGATCGCTTCCTGAAGAAGCCATTGTCTACTGA
- the hemL gene encoding glutamate-1-semialdehyde 2,1-aminomutase, whose translation MTASTLNTSHSQAIFSAAKALMPGGVSSPVRAFKSVGGQPIVFDRVKGPYAWDVDGNKYVDYIGSWGPAICGHAHPEVISALQEAIEKGTSFGAPCALENTLAEMVIEAVPSVEMVRFVNSGTEACMSMLRLIRAFTGRDKIIKFEGCYHGHADMFLVKAGSGVATLGLPDSPGVPRSTTANTLTAPYNDLESVKQLFAENPDAIAGVILEPIVGNAGFIQPEPGFLEGLRELTKENGALLVFDEVMTGFRISYGGAQAHFGVTPDLTTMGKVIGGGLPVGAYGGRKDIMEMVAPAGPMYQAGTLSGNPLAMTAGIKTLELLKQPGSYEKLTATTERLIQGILDAGREAGLPITGGSVGAMFGFFLCEGPVRNFEEAKTTDSVRFGQLHRAMLERGVYLAPSAFEAGFTSLAHSDEDIDATIKAFRESFAAIA comes from the coding sequence GTGACTGCTTCCACTCTGAACACCAGCCACTCCCAGGCCATTTTCAGTGCTGCCAAGGCTCTGATGCCTGGTGGCGTGAGCTCTCCGGTGCGCGCCTTCAAGTCGGTCGGCGGGCAGCCCATCGTGTTCGATCGGGTCAAAGGCCCTTACGCCTGGGATGTCGATGGCAATAAATATGTGGATTACATCGGCAGCTGGGGGCCAGCCATCTGCGGTCATGCCCATCCAGAGGTCATTAGTGCTCTTCAAGAGGCCATTGAGAAAGGCACCAGTTTTGGTGCTCCCTGCGCCTTAGAAAACACCCTGGCGGAGATGGTGATTGAAGCCGTCCCCAGCGTGGAAATGGTGCGCTTTGTGAACAGCGGCACCGAGGCCTGCATGTCCATGCTGCGCCTGATTCGCGCATTCACTGGGCGCGACAAGATCATCAAGTTCGAGGGCTGTTACCACGGCCATGCGGACATGTTCCTCGTCAAGGCTGGTTCCGGTGTGGCAACGCTCGGCCTACCCGATTCCCCCGGAGTACCACGGAGCACCACAGCCAACACGCTGACCGCTCCCTACAACGATTTGGAATCGGTCAAACAGCTCTTCGCTGAGAACCCCGACGCCATTGCCGGCGTCATTCTTGAGCCAATTGTTGGCAATGCTGGGTTCATCCAACCTGAGCCAGGATTTTTGGAGGGGTTGCGAGAACTCACCAAAGAAAACGGCGCACTTCTGGTCTTCGATGAAGTGATGACTGGTTTCCGCATCAGCTACGGAGGAGCTCAAGCTCATTTTGGAGTGACTCCAGATCTCACGACGATGGGGAAAGTGATTGGTGGAGGTTTGCCCGTTGGGGCCTATGGCGGTCGCAAAGACATCATGGAGATGGTGGCCCCAGCTGGTCCTATGTATCAAGCAGGGACGCTGAGCGGCAATCCATTGGCGATGACGGCTGGGATCAAAACACTCGAGTTGCTCAAGCAGCCAGGAAGTTACGAGAAACTGACTGCCACAACGGAACGCTTGATTCAAGGAATCCTCGATGCGGGCCGTGAGGCAGGGCTTCCGATCACCGGGGGCAGCGTTGGCGCCATGTTTGGTTTCTTCCTCTGTGAAGGTCCAGTTCGCAATTTCGAAGAAGCGAAAACAACCGATTCCGTTCGGTTTGGACAGCTGCATAGAGCGATGCTGGAACGCGGTGTTTACCTTGCACCGTCGGCGTTTGAAGCGGGCTTCACGTCGCTTGCCCACTCCGATGAAGACATCGACGCGACCATCAAGGCATTCCGAGAAAGCTTCGCTGCAATCGCCTGA